A single region of the Pelobates fuscus isolate aPelFus1 chromosome 4, aPelFus1.pri, whole genome shotgun sequence genome encodes:
- the LOC134609279 gene encoding gastrula zinc finger protein XlCGF17.1-like translates to MRKSRKSCLRTPEPTLNIEKKIIEEPKHIELSKKQVKELEIKKPPRKRRRAPAKSDAFICGDCGKGSPCKSAHLRHMKTHTGERPYMCDDCGKRFIQISEYKNHQRSHTGEKPYTCSECGKCFSRCTYLTMHMRTHTGEKPYMCLECGRSFIQHPHLVNHQRIHSGEKPYICLDCGKRFSRSSTLVIHNRTHTGERPYTCEECDKSFLRSSDFQRHRKIHQAKSPHTCRECGKNFSRNSLLIKHELAHTEKKPHMCVECGKRFMCNTTFLRHQNTHRINSLYVCWKKIQSGIPSL, encoded by the coding sequence ATGAGGAAATCTAGAAAATCCTGCCTCAGGACTCCAGAACCAACATTAAATATTGAGAAGAAAATTATTGAAGAACCCAAACACATAGAGTTGTCCAAAAAACAAGTAAAGGAACTAGAAATAAAGAAGCCTCCAAGGAAACGCCGAAGGGCGCCGGCTAAATCAGATGCTTTCATCTGCGGTGACTGCGGCAAGGGAAGTCCATGTAAGTCTGCTCACTTAAGGCACATGAAAACCCACACAGGAGAACGTCCATATATGTGCGATGACTGTGGGAAAAGGTTCATCCAGATCTCAGAGTATAAAAACCACCAGAGATCTCACACCGGGGAGAAGCCATACACCTGCTCAGAGTGTGGCAAATGCTTCAGCCGCTGCACCTACCTCACCATGCACATGAGGACCCACACTGGTGAGAAGCCATACATGTGCTTGGAGTGTGGAAGGAGCTTTATTCAGCACCCACATCTGGTCAACCACCAACGGATCCACAGTGGAGAGAAACCCTACATCTGCTTAGATTGCGGCAAGAGGTTCAGCCGCAGCTCTACCCTTGTTATCCACAACCGGACACACACAGGGGAACGGCCTTACACCTGTGAAGAATGCGACAAAAGCTTCCTGCGCAGCTCGGATTTCCAGCGGCATCGCAAGATCCATCAGGCTAAATCGCCCCATACCTGCCGAGAGTGTGGGAAAAACTTCAGCCGGAACTCCCTTCTTATTAAACATGAGCTCGCACACACGGAGAAGAAACCGcacatgtgtgtagagtgtggcaAACGCTTCATGTGTAACACAACATTTCTGCGGCATCAGAACACGCACAGAATTAACTCTCTATATGTGTGCTGGAAAAAAATTCAATCGGGGATCCCTTCATTGTGA